CCGCGGTGCGGGCACCGCTGTGGGTGGTGACGCGGGGTGCGGTGGCGGTGGGGTCGGGTGAGGTGCCGTGTGCGGTGGGTGCGCGGGTGTGGGGTCTGGGGCGGGTGGCTGCGTTGGAGGTGCCGGTGCAGTGGGGTGGGTTGGTGGATGTGGCGGTGGGGGCGGGTGTGCGTGAGTGGCGTCGTGTGGTGGGTGTGGTTGCGGGGGGTGGTGAGGATCAGGTGGCGGTGCGTGGTGGGGGTGTGTTCGGTCGTCGTCTGGTGGGTGTGGGGGTGCGGGGTGGTTCGGGGGTGTGGCGTGCGCGGGGGTGTGTGGTGGTGACGGGTGGGTTGGGTGGTGTGGGGGGTCATGTGGCGCGGTGGTTGGCGCGTTCGGGTGCGGAGCATGTGGTGTTGGCGGGGCGTCGGGGTGGTGGGGTTGTGGGGGCGGTGGAGTTGGAGCGGGAGTTGGTGGGGTTGGGGGCGAAGGTGACGTTCGTTTCGTGTGATGTGGGGGATCGGGCGTCGGTGGTGGGGTTGTTGGGTGTGGTGGAGGGGTTGGGGGTGCCGTTGCGTGGTGTGTTTCATGCGGCGGGGGTGGCTCAGGTGTCGGGGTTGGGTGAGGTGTCGTTGGCGGAGGCGGGTGGTGTGTTGGGGGGTAAGGCGGTGGGGGCTGAGTTGTTGGACGAGTTGACGGCGGGTGTGGAGCTGGATGCGTTCGTGTTGTTCTCGTCGGGTGCTGGGGTGTGGGGGAGTGGGGGGCAGTCGGTGTATGCGGCGGCCAATGCGCATCTGGATGCGTTGGCGGAGCGTCGTCGTGCGCAGGGGCGTCCCGCGACCTCCGTCGCCTGGGGCCCGTGGGACGGCGACGGCATGGGCGAGATGGCGCCCGAGGGCTACTTCGCCCGCCACGGCGTGGCCCCGCTCCACCCCGAGACGGCGCTCACCGCCCTGCACCAGGCCATCGACGGCGGCGAAGCCACGGTCACCGTGGCGGACATCGACTGGGAACGGTTCGCCCCCGGCTTCACCGCCTTCCGTCCCAGCCCCCTGATCGCCGGCATCCCCGCGGCCCGTACGGCGCCCGCCGCCGGCCGGCCCGCCGAGGACACCCCCACCGCCCCCGGCCTCCTGCGGGCGCGGCCCGAGGACCGGCCGCGGCTCGCCCTGGACCTGGTGCTCCGCCACGTCGCGGCGGTCCTCGGCCACTCCGAGGACGCCCGGGTCGACGCCCGGGCCCCCTTCCGGGACCTCGGCTTCGACTCGCTCGCCGCGGTGCGGCTGCGCCGCCGGCTGGCCGAGGACACCGGGCTCGACCTGCCCGGCACCCTCGTCTTCGACCACGAGGACCCCACCGCGCTGGCCCACCACCTGGCCGGCCTCGCCGACGCGGGGACCCCCGGCCCCCAGGAGGGCACGGCTCGGGCCGAGAGCGGGCTGTTCGCCTCCTTCCGCGCCGCCGTCGAACAGCGCAGGTCGAGCGAGGTCGTGGAGCTGATGGCCGACCTGGCGGCGTTCCGGCCCGCCTACTCCCGGCAGCACCCCGGCTCCGGCCGCCCCGCGCCCGTACCCCTCGCGACCGGACCGGCGACGCGTCCCACGCTGTACTGCTGCGCCGGCACCGCGGTCGGCTCCGGGCCCGCCGAGTACGTCCCGTTCGCCGAAGGACTGCGCGGCGTCCGGGAGACGGTCGCCCTTCCCCTGTCCGGCTTCGGCGACCCCGCGGAACCGATGCCCGCATCGCTCGACGCGCTGATCGAGGTCCAGGCCGACGTCCTCCTGGAGCACACCGCGGGCAAGCCCTTCGCCCTCGCCGGCCACTCCGCCGGCGCGAACATCGCCCACGCCCTGGCCGCCCGGCTGGAGGAACGCGGCTCGGGCCCCGCAGCCGTCGTACTGATGGACGTCTACCGTCCCGAGGACCCCGGTGCGATGGGCGAGTGGCGCGACGACCTGCTCAGCTGGGCGCTCGAACGCAGCACGGTGCCCCTGGAGGACCACCGGCTCACCGCCATGGCCGGCTATCAGCGGCTGGTGCTCGGAACCCGGCTCACCGCCCTCGAAGCCCCCGTCCTGCTGGCCCGGGCGTCCGAACCCCTGTGCGCGTGGCCGCCCGCGGGCGGGGCGCGGGGCGACTGGCGGTCCCAGGTCCCGTTCGCACGGACCGTCGCCGACGTGCCCGGCAACCACTTCACCATGCTCACCGAACACGCCCGGCACACCGCGTCCCTGGTGCACGAATGGCTGGACAGCCTCCCGCACCAGCCCGGTCCCGCCCCGCTCACCGGAGGGAAACACTGATGTACGCCGACGACATCGCGGCCGTCTACGACCTGGTCCACGAGGGGAAGGGGAAGGACTACCGGCAGGAGGCCGAGGAGATCGCCGCACTCGTGCGCGTCCACCGGCCGGGCGCCCGGACCCTGCTCGACGTGGCCTGCGGCACCGGCCAGCACCTGCACCACCTGGACGGCCTCTTCGACCACGTCGAGGGCCTGGAACTCTCCGCCGACATGCTGGCCCTCGCGACCGGCCGGAACCCCGGTGTCACCTTCCACCAAGGGGACATGCGCTCGTTCTCCCTGGGACGCCGGTTCGACGCGGTGACCTGCATGTTCAGCTCCATAGGCCACCTGCGGACCACCGACGAACTCGACAGCACGCTGCGGGCCTTCACCGACCACCTCGAACCGTCCGGCGTCATCGTCGTCGAACCCTGGTGGTTCCCCGAGTCCTTCACCCCCGGTTACGTCGGCGCCAGCATCACGGAGGCGGGCGAGCGCACCGTCTGCCGGGTCTCGCACTCCGTACGGGAGGGGAACGCCACCCGCATCGAGGTGCACTACCTCCTCGCCGGACCCGGCGGCGTCCGTCACCTGACCGAGGACCACACCATCACCCTGTTCCCGCGCGCCGACTACGAGGCGGCCTTCGAGCGCGCCGGCTGCGACGTGGTCTACCAGGAAGGCGGCCCGTCCGGTCGCGGGCTGTTCATCGGCACCCGCCGCTGACCCGGTGCCGACGCGGACCGCCGCGGCCCGGAGGCGGGTTGCCCCGACCCACCCGGCACACCCGGGTCCCCCGATCGTGCGAGCGCCCCCATCGACCCGAGAAGAAAGGCAGGGCAGCCA
This region of Streptomyces ambofaciens ATCC 23877 genomic DNA includes:
- a CDS encoding class I SAM-dependent DNA methyltransferase, whose product is MYADDIAAVYDLVHEGKGKDYRQEAEEIAALVRVHRPGARTLLDVACGTGQHLHHLDGLFDHVEGLELSADMLALATGRNPGVTFHQGDMRSFSLGRRFDAVTCMFSSIGHLRTTDELDSTLRAFTDHLEPSGVIVVEPWWFPESFTPGYVGASITEAGERTVCRVSHSVREGNATRIEVHYLLAGPGGVRHLTEDHTITLFPRADYEAAFERAGCDVVYQEGGPSGRGLFIGTRR